In a genomic window of Punica granatum isolate Tunisia-2019 chromosome 6, ASM765513v2, whole genome shotgun sequence:
- the LOC116210918 gene encoding DNA repair protein RAD5A isoform X4 — MGSKATEEQLSTVRSVVGMDYTDMDIIRALHLANNDVTAAVNIIFDTPNFSSKGVPQMPRNPRVSSHSSQADNRRASLKPDPVDNGVARATDDSRMNSVAGESAVGDGREGSGSTESDWWFVGGGEVAGLSTCKGRRVKSGDEVTFTFPSKKSLSSPSPGKIVKGRSLAACSEIVRFSTKDHGEIGRIPNEWARCLLPLVRDKKVRIEGFCKSAPDTLSIMDTVLLSLSVYINSSMFCKQHHTSLKATLNSADESVAEYTPSDLHTRKRPLDMKVSSGLPAALSAVNKNSNLSRNGEEAENEVALLDSDVDKIVGVQENSELEEMEPPCTLQCELRPYQKQALYWMVHLEKGRCMVESATTLHPCWEAYRLADKRNLVVYLNAFSGDATTEFPSTLQMARGGILADSMGLGKTIMTLSLLLAHSGRGKLPRSQSTSQISNESAEDALELSLHQSKEATKLLGFNKLVKQRNVLASGGSLIVCPMTLLGQWKAEIESHAQPGSLSIYTHYGQSRPKDAKILSQSDVVITTYGILASEFSSENAEENGGLFSVRWFRVVLDEAHTIKSSKGQISLAAAALEADRRWCLTGTPIQNSLEDIYSLLRFLRVEPWGNWAWWNKLIQKPFEEGDERGLKLVQSILKPIMLRRTKFTTDQEGRPILVLPPADIQVIYCDLTEAERDFYEALFKKSKVKFDKFVEQGRVLHNYASILELLLRLRQCCDHPFLVMSRGDTQEFADLNKLAKRFLKGSADVLDKEGKVVSRAYIQEVLEELRKGEQGECPICLEAFEDAVLTPCAHRLCRECLLASWRNSNSGLCPVCRKIISRQDLITAPTESRFQIDIEKNWVESSKVAVLLHELDNLRSLGSKSIVFSQWTAFLDLLQIPLSRNKIPFLRLDGSLNQQQRENLIRQFSEDSDIPVLLMSLKAGGVGINLTAASNAFVMCTVGSMVEPSSRGASCHADSSHRANQESDDQTVHCEGSSVLSLGTVEERMEALQARKQRLISGALTDQEVRSARIEELKMLFT; from the exons ATGGGGAGCAAGGCGACGGAGGAGCAACTGTCCACCGTCCGGTCCGTCGTCGGCATGGATTACACGGACATGGATATAATTAGAGCATTGCACTTGGCGAACAATGACGTGACAGCTGCCGTCAACATTATCTTCGACACCCCAAATTTCAGCTCGAAAGGCGTGCCCCAGATGCCGAGAAACCCTAGGGTGTCCAGTCACAGCTCCCAGGCCGACAACAGACGGGCTTCCTTGAAGCCGGATCCAGTAGATAACGGGGTCGCTCGTGCAACGGATGACTCACGTATGAACTCGGTTGCTGGGGAAAGTGCCGTGGGAGATGGTAGAGAAGGTTCGGGTTCGACGGAGAGTGACTGGTGGTTTGTCGGTGGTGGTGAAGTGGCTGGGCTGTCGACGTGTAAGGGGAGGAGAGTGAAGTCAGGTGATGAAGTGACTTTCACATTTCCATCGAAGAAGAGTTTGAGTTCCCCTTCTCCTGGAAAAATCGTCAAAGGGAGGAGCTTGGCGGCTTGTTCAGAGATTGTGCGGTTTTCCACTAAGGATCATGGAGAG ATTGGTCGGATACCGAATGAGTGGGCTCGATGTCTCTTGCCGCTGGTGAGGGACAAGAAGGTGAGAATCGAGGGCTTTTGTAAATCAGCTCCTGATACGTTGAGTATTATGGACACCGTTCTTTTATCTCTGAG TGTATACATCAATAGTTCAATGTTCTGTAAGCAACATCACACCTCACTCAAGGCAACGCTCAATTCTGCTGATGAGTCAGTG GCAGAGTACACTCCCAGTGATCTGCACACAAGGAAACGACCTTTGGATATGAAG gTCAGTTCTGGTCTCCCAGCTGCATTGTCAGCTGTCAACAAAAATAGTAATCTATCTAGGAATGGAGAAGAAGCTGAAAATGAGGTGGCTCTCTTAGATTCTGATGTCGACAAAATTGTTGGTGTTCAAGAAAACTCTGAGTTGGAG GAGATGGAGCCTCCCTGCACTCTTCAATGTGAACTTCGTCCATACCAAAAGCAGGCCCTCTATTGGATGGTCCATTTGGAGAAGGGACGGTGCATGGTTGAGTCTGCGACAACCCTTCATCCATGCTGGGAAGCTTATCGTCTAGCAGACAA GAGGAACCTTGTTGTCTATTTGAATGCATTCTCAGGGGATGCTACAACAGAATTTCCAAGCACACTTCAGATGGCTCGAGGAGGG ATTCTGGCAGATTCTATGGGACTTGGAAAAACAATTATGACATTATCTCTTCTCCTCGCACATTCTGGAAGAGGAAAATTGCCTCGTAGTCAAAGCACATCTCAGATATCCAATGAATCTGCTGAAGATGCTCTGGAACTGTCCCTACATCAATCCAAGGAGGCGACAAAACTTCTGGGGTTCAACAAGTTGGTGAAGCAGAGGAATGTACTTGCAAGTGGTGGCAGTTTGATTGTATGCCCGATGACACTTCTAGGGCAATGGAAG GCTGAAATTGAAAGTCACGCACAACCTGGATCGTTgtctatatatacacattacGGACAAAGTCGACCAAAGGATGCAAAGATTCTCTCGCAGAGTGATGTTGTTATTACTACATATGGTATCTTAGCCTCAGAATTTTCTTCAGAG AATGCTGAGGAAAATGGGGGGCTTTTCTCAGTTAGATGGTTCAGAGTGGTACTTGATGAGGCACATACAATAAAATCCTCAAAAGGTCAAATTTCTTTGGCTGCTGCAGCTCTCGAAGCTGACCGTCGGTGGTGTCTCACCGGCACACCTATCCAG AACAGCCTCGAGGACATTTACAGTCTTCTCCGGTTTCTACGAGTGGAACCTTGGGGAAACTGGGCATG GTGGAATAAACTAATTCAAAAACCTTTTGAGGAGGGCGATGAAAGAGGGTTGAAGTTGGTGCAGTCTATCTTAAAACCGATTATGTTAAGGAGAACAAAGTTTACCACTGACCAAGAAGGGAG GCCCATTCTGGTTCTTCCTCCTGCTGATATTCAAGTGATTTACTGCGATCTAACAGAAGCAGAGAGAGACTTCTATGAAGCACTTTTCAAAAAATCCAAG GTCAAGTTTGATAAATTCGTTGAGCAAGGGAGGGTTCTTCACAATTATGCTTCCATATTAGAGTTACTTTTGCGCCTTCGCCAGTGCTGTGATCATCCATTTCTTGTCATGAG TCGAGGGGACACACAAGAGTTTGCTGACTTGAACAAGCTGGCAAAACGCTTTCTGAAAGGCAGTGCGGATGTACTGGATAAGGAAGGCAAAGTAGTTTCAAGGGCTTACATTCAAGAGGTTTTGGAAGAGCTGCGCAAAGGGGAACAGGGAGAGTGTCCAATATGTCTCGAAGCATTCGAAGACGCAGTATTGACCCCTTGTGCTCATCGCTTATGCCGAGAGTGTCTCTTGGCAAGTTGGCGAAATTCGAATTCTGGGTTATGCCCTGTTTGCAG GAAAATTATTAGCAGACAAGATTTGATTACTGCCCCCACTGAAAGTCGTTTCCAGATCGATATCGAGAAAAACTGGGTTGAATCATCCAAAGTAGCTGTTCTCTTGCATGAACTTGATAATCTTCGGTCATTGGGTTCAAAGAGCATCGTCTTCAGCCAGTGGACTGCTTTTCTGGACCTTTTGCAAATTCCACTTTCTCG AAATAAGATCCCGTTTCTTCGTTTGGACGGATCTCTCAACCAGCAACAACGTGAAAATTTGATAAGACAGTTCTCAGAAGACAGTGATATTCCG GTGTTATTGATGTCACTGAAGGCTGGTGGGGTTGGTATAAATCTGACAGCAGCTTCTAATGCTTTTGTCATG TGTACTGTAGGATCCATGGTGGAACCCAGCAGTAGAGGAGCAAGCTGTCATGCGGATTCATCGCATAGGGCAAACCAAGAGAGTGATGATCAAACGGTTCATTGTGAAGGTTCCTCCGTTTTGTCTCTT GGAACAGTGGAGGAGAGGATGGAGGCGCTGCAAGCTCGGAAGCAGAGGCTGATATCTGGTGCCTTGACAGATCAAGAAGTCAGGAGCGCCCGTATCGAGGAGCTTAAGATGCTCTTCACATAG
- the LOC116210918 gene encoding DNA repair protein RAD5A isoform X2 — MGSKATEEQLSTVRSVVGMDYTDMDIIRALHLANNDVTAAVNIIFDTPNFSSKGVPQMPRNPRVSSHSSQADNRRASLKPDPVDNGVARATDDSRMNSVAGESAVGDGREGSGSTESDWWFVGGGEVAGLSTCKGRRVKSGDEVTFTFPSKKSLSSPSPGKIVKGRSLAACSEIVRFSTKDHGEIGRIPNEWARCLLPLVRDKKVRIEGFCKSAPDTLSIMDTVLLSLSVYINSSMFCKQHHTSLKATLNSADESVVHPLPNLFRLLGLTPFKRAEYTPSDLHTRKRPLDMKVSSGLPAALSAVNKNSNLSRNGEEAENEVALLDSDVDKIVGVQENSELEEMEPPCTLQCELRPYQKQALYWMVHLEKGRCMVESATTLHPCWEAYRLADKRNLVVYLNAFSGDATTEFPSTLQMARGGILADSMGLGKTIMTLSLLLAHSGRGKLPRSQSTSQISNESAEDALELSLHQSKEATKLLGFNKLVKQRNVLASGGSLIVCPMTLLGQWKAEIESHAQPGSLSIYTHYGQSRPKDAKILSQSDVVITTYGILASEFSSENAEENGGLFSVRWFRVVLDEAHTIKSSKGQISLAAAALEADRRWCLTGTPIQNSLEDIYSLLRFLRVEPWGNWAWWNKLIQKPFEEGDERGLKLVQSILKPIMLRRTKFTTDQEGRPILVLPPADIQVIYCDLTEAERDFYEALFKKSKVKFDKFVEQGRVLHNYASILELLLRLRQCCDHPFLVMSRGDTQEFADLNKLAKRFLKGSADVLDKEGKVVSRAYIQEVLEELRKGEQGECPICLEAFEDAVLTPCAHRLCRECLLASWRNSNSGLCPVCRKIISRQDLITAPTESRFQIDIEKNWVESSKVAVLLHELDNLRSLGSKSIVFSQWTAFLDLLQIPLSRNKIPFLRLDGSLNQQQRENLIRQFSEDSDIPVLLMSLKAGGVGINLTAASNAFVMDPWWNPAVEEQAVMRIHRIGQTKRVMIKRFIVKGTVEERMEALQARKQRLISGALTDQEVRSARIEELKMLFT, encoded by the exons ATGGGGAGCAAGGCGACGGAGGAGCAACTGTCCACCGTCCGGTCCGTCGTCGGCATGGATTACACGGACATGGATATAATTAGAGCATTGCACTTGGCGAACAATGACGTGACAGCTGCCGTCAACATTATCTTCGACACCCCAAATTTCAGCTCGAAAGGCGTGCCCCAGATGCCGAGAAACCCTAGGGTGTCCAGTCACAGCTCCCAGGCCGACAACAGACGGGCTTCCTTGAAGCCGGATCCAGTAGATAACGGGGTCGCTCGTGCAACGGATGACTCACGTATGAACTCGGTTGCTGGGGAAAGTGCCGTGGGAGATGGTAGAGAAGGTTCGGGTTCGACGGAGAGTGACTGGTGGTTTGTCGGTGGTGGTGAAGTGGCTGGGCTGTCGACGTGTAAGGGGAGGAGAGTGAAGTCAGGTGATGAAGTGACTTTCACATTTCCATCGAAGAAGAGTTTGAGTTCCCCTTCTCCTGGAAAAATCGTCAAAGGGAGGAGCTTGGCGGCTTGTTCAGAGATTGTGCGGTTTTCCACTAAGGATCATGGAGAG ATTGGTCGGATACCGAATGAGTGGGCTCGATGTCTCTTGCCGCTGGTGAGGGACAAGAAGGTGAGAATCGAGGGCTTTTGTAAATCAGCTCCTGATACGTTGAGTATTATGGACACCGTTCTTTTATCTCTGAG TGTATACATCAATAGTTCAATGTTCTGTAAGCAACATCACACCTCACTCAAGGCAACGCTCAATTCTGCTGATGAGTCAGTGGTACATCCGCTTCCAAATCTTTTCAGGTTGCTTGGTCTAACCCCCTTCAAAAGG GCAGAGTACACTCCCAGTGATCTGCACACAAGGAAACGACCTTTGGATATGAAG gTCAGTTCTGGTCTCCCAGCTGCATTGTCAGCTGTCAACAAAAATAGTAATCTATCTAGGAATGGAGAAGAAGCTGAAAATGAGGTGGCTCTCTTAGATTCTGATGTCGACAAAATTGTTGGTGTTCAAGAAAACTCTGAGTTGGAG GAGATGGAGCCTCCCTGCACTCTTCAATGTGAACTTCGTCCATACCAAAAGCAGGCCCTCTATTGGATGGTCCATTTGGAGAAGGGACGGTGCATGGTTGAGTCTGCGACAACCCTTCATCCATGCTGGGAAGCTTATCGTCTAGCAGACAA GAGGAACCTTGTTGTCTATTTGAATGCATTCTCAGGGGATGCTACAACAGAATTTCCAAGCACACTTCAGATGGCTCGAGGAGGG ATTCTGGCAGATTCTATGGGACTTGGAAAAACAATTATGACATTATCTCTTCTCCTCGCACATTCTGGAAGAGGAAAATTGCCTCGTAGTCAAAGCACATCTCAGATATCCAATGAATCTGCTGAAGATGCTCTGGAACTGTCCCTACATCAATCCAAGGAGGCGACAAAACTTCTGGGGTTCAACAAGTTGGTGAAGCAGAGGAATGTACTTGCAAGTGGTGGCAGTTTGATTGTATGCCCGATGACACTTCTAGGGCAATGGAAG GCTGAAATTGAAAGTCACGCACAACCTGGATCGTTgtctatatatacacattacGGACAAAGTCGACCAAAGGATGCAAAGATTCTCTCGCAGAGTGATGTTGTTATTACTACATATGGTATCTTAGCCTCAGAATTTTCTTCAGAG AATGCTGAGGAAAATGGGGGGCTTTTCTCAGTTAGATGGTTCAGAGTGGTACTTGATGAGGCACATACAATAAAATCCTCAAAAGGTCAAATTTCTTTGGCTGCTGCAGCTCTCGAAGCTGACCGTCGGTGGTGTCTCACCGGCACACCTATCCAG AACAGCCTCGAGGACATTTACAGTCTTCTCCGGTTTCTACGAGTGGAACCTTGGGGAAACTGGGCATG GTGGAATAAACTAATTCAAAAACCTTTTGAGGAGGGCGATGAAAGAGGGTTGAAGTTGGTGCAGTCTATCTTAAAACCGATTATGTTAAGGAGAACAAAGTTTACCACTGACCAAGAAGGGAG GCCCATTCTGGTTCTTCCTCCTGCTGATATTCAAGTGATTTACTGCGATCTAACAGAAGCAGAGAGAGACTTCTATGAAGCACTTTTCAAAAAATCCAAG GTCAAGTTTGATAAATTCGTTGAGCAAGGGAGGGTTCTTCACAATTATGCTTCCATATTAGAGTTACTTTTGCGCCTTCGCCAGTGCTGTGATCATCCATTTCTTGTCATGAG TCGAGGGGACACACAAGAGTTTGCTGACTTGAACAAGCTGGCAAAACGCTTTCTGAAAGGCAGTGCGGATGTACTGGATAAGGAAGGCAAAGTAGTTTCAAGGGCTTACATTCAAGAGGTTTTGGAAGAGCTGCGCAAAGGGGAACAGGGAGAGTGTCCAATATGTCTCGAAGCATTCGAAGACGCAGTATTGACCCCTTGTGCTCATCGCTTATGCCGAGAGTGTCTCTTGGCAAGTTGGCGAAATTCGAATTCTGGGTTATGCCCTGTTTGCAG GAAAATTATTAGCAGACAAGATTTGATTACTGCCCCCACTGAAAGTCGTTTCCAGATCGATATCGAGAAAAACTGGGTTGAATCATCCAAAGTAGCTGTTCTCTTGCATGAACTTGATAATCTTCGGTCATTGGGTTCAAAGAGCATCGTCTTCAGCCAGTGGACTGCTTTTCTGGACCTTTTGCAAATTCCACTTTCTCG AAATAAGATCCCGTTTCTTCGTTTGGACGGATCTCTCAACCAGCAACAACGTGAAAATTTGATAAGACAGTTCTCAGAAGACAGTGATATTCCG GTGTTATTGATGTCACTGAAGGCTGGTGGGGTTGGTATAAATCTGACAGCAGCTTCTAATGCTTTTGTCATG GATCCATGGTGGAACCCAGCAGTAGAGGAGCAAGCTGTCATGCGGATTCATCGCATAGGGCAAACCAAGAGAGTGATGATCAAACGGTTCATTGTGAAG GGAACAGTGGAGGAGAGGATGGAGGCGCTGCAAGCTCGGAAGCAGAGGCTGATATCTGGTGCCTTGACAGATCAAGAAGTCAGGAGCGCCCGTATCGAGGAGCTTAAGATGCTCTTCACATAG
- the LOC116210918 gene encoding DNA repair protein RAD5A isoform X1: protein MGSKATEEQLSTVRSVVGMDYTDMDIIRALHLANNDVTAAVNIIFDTPNFSSKGVPQMPRNPRVSSHSSQADNRRASLKPDPVDNGVARATDDSRMNSVAGESAVGDGREGSGSTESDWWFVGGGEVAGLSTCKGRRVKSGDEVTFTFPSKKSLSSPSPGKIVKGRSLAACSEIVRFSTKDHGEIGRIPNEWARCLLPLVRDKKVRIEGFCKSAPDTLSIMDTVLLSLSVYINSSMFCKQHHTSLKATLNSADESVVHPLPNLFRLLGLTPFKRAEYTPSDLHTRKRPLDMKVSSGLPAALSAVNKNSNLSRNGEEAENEVALLDSDVDKIVGVQENSELEEMEPPCTLQCELRPYQKQALYWMVHLEKGRCMVESATTLHPCWEAYRLADKRNLVVYLNAFSGDATTEFPSTLQMARGGILADSMGLGKTIMTLSLLLAHSGRGKLPRSQSTSQISNESAEDALELSLHQSKEATKLLGFNKLVKQRNVLASGGSLIVCPMTLLGQWKAEIESHAQPGSLSIYTHYGQSRPKDAKILSQSDVVITTYGILASEFSSENAEENGGLFSVRWFRVVLDEAHTIKSSKGQISLAAAALEADRRWCLTGTPIQNSLEDIYSLLRFLRVEPWGNWAWWNKLIQKPFEEGDERGLKLVQSILKPIMLRRTKFTTDQEGRPILVLPPADIQVIYCDLTEAERDFYEALFKKSKVKFDKFVEQGRVLHNYASILELLLRLRQCCDHPFLVMSRGDTQEFADLNKLAKRFLKGSADVLDKEGKVVSRAYIQEVLEELRKGEQGECPICLEAFEDAVLTPCAHRLCRECLLASWRNSNSGLCPVCRKIISRQDLITAPTESRFQIDIEKNWVESSKVAVLLHELDNLRSLGSKSIVFSQWTAFLDLLQIPLSRNKIPFLRLDGSLNQQQRENLIRQFSEDSDIPVLLMSLKAGGVGINLTAASNAFVMCTVGSMVEPSSRGASCHADSSHRANQESDDQTVHCEGSSVLSLGTVEERMEALQARKQRLISGALTDQEVRSARIEELKMLFT from the exons ATGGGGAGCAAGGCGACGGAGGAGCAACTGTCCACCGTCCGGTCCGTCGTCGGCATGGATTACACGGACATGGATATAATTAGAGCATTGCACTTGGCGAACAATGACGTGACAGCTGCCGTCAACATTATCTTCGACACCCCAAATTTCAGCTCGAAAGGCGTGCCCCAGATGCCGAGAAACCCTAGGGTGTCCAGTCACAGCTCCCAGGCCGACAACAGACGGGCTTCCTTGAAGCCGGATCCAGTAGATAACGGGGTCGCTCGTGCAACGGATGACTCACGTATGAACTCGGTTGCTGGGGAAAGTGCCGTGGGAGATGGTAGAGAAGGTTCGGGTTCGACGGAGAGTGACTGGTGGTTTGTCGGTGGTGGTGAAGTGGCTGGGCTGTCGACGTGTAAGGGGAGGAGAGTGAAGTCAGGTGATGAAGTGACTTTCACATTTCCATCGAAGAAGAGTTTGAGTTCCCCTTCTCCTGGAAAAATCGTCAAAGGGAGGAGCTTGGCGGCTTGTTCAGAGATTGTGCGGTTTTCCACTAAGGATCATGGAGAG ATTGGTCGGATACCGAATGAGTGGGCTCGATGTCTCTTGCCGCTGGTGAGGGACAAGAAGGTGAGAATCGAGGGCTTTTGTAAATCAGCTCCTGATACGTTGAGTATTATGGACACCGTTCTTTTATCTCTGAG TGTATACATCAATAGTTCAATGTTCTGTAAGCAACATCACACCTCACTCAAGGCAACGCTCAATTCTGCTGATGAGTCAGTGGTACATCCGCTTCCAAATCTTTTCAGGTTGCTTGGTCTAACCCCCTTCAAAAGG GCAGAGTACACTCCCAGTGATCTGCACACAAGGAAACGACCTTTGGATATGAAG gTCAGTTCTGGTCTCCCAGCTGCATTGTCAGCTGTCAACAAAAATAGTAATCTATCTAGGAATGGAGAAGAAGCTGAAAATGAGGTGGCTCTCTTAGATTCTGATGTCGACAAAATTGTTGGTGTTCAAGAAAACTCTGAGTTGGAG GAGATGGAGCCTCCCTGCACTCTTCAATGTGAACTTCGTCCATACCAAAAGCAGGCCCTCTATTGGATGGTCCATTTGGAGAAGGGACGGTGCATGGTTGAGTCTGCGACAACCCTTCATCCATGCTGGGAAGCTTATCGTCTAGCAGACAA GAGGAACCTTGTTGTCTATTTGAATGCATTCTCAGGGGATGCTACAACAGAATTTCCAAGCACACTTCAGATGGCTCGAGGAGGG ATTCTGGCAGATTCTATGGGACTTGGAAAAACAATTATGACATTATCTCTTCTCCTCGCACATTCTGGAAGAGGAAAATTGCCTCGTAGTCAAAGCACATCTCAGATATCCAATGAATCTGCTGAAGATGCTCTGGAACTGTCCCTACATCAATCCAAGGAGGCGACAAAACTTCTGGGGTTCAACAAGTTGGTGAAGCAGAGGAATGTACTTGCAAGTGGTGGCAGTTTGATTGTATGCCCGATGACACTTCTAGGGCAATGGAAG GCTGAAATTGAAAGTCACGCACAACCTGGATCGTTgtctatatatacacattacGGACAAAGTCGACCAAAGGATGCAAAGATTCTCTCGCAGAGTGATGTTGTTATTACTACATATGGTATCTTAGCCTCAGAATTTTCTTCAGAG AATGCTGAGGAAAATGGGGGGCTTTTCTCAGTTAGATGGTTCAGAGTGGTACTTGATGAGGCACATACAATAAAATCCTCAAAAGGTCAAATTTCTTTGGCTGCTGCAGCTCTCGAAGCTGACCGTCGGTGGTGTCTCACCGGCACACCTATCCAG AACAGCCTCGAGGACATTTACAGTCTTCTCCGGTTTCTACGAGTGGAACCTTGGGGAAACTGGGCATG GTGGAATAAACTAATTCAAAAACCTTTTGAGGAGGGCGATGAAAGAGGGTTGAAGTTGGTGCAGTCTATCTTAAAACCGATTATGTTAAGGAGAACAAAGTTTACCACTGACCAAGAAGGGAG GCCCATTCTGGTTCTTCCTCCTGCTGATATTCAAGTGATTTACTGCGATCTAACAGAAGCAGAGAGAGACTTCTATGAAGCACTTTTCAAAAAATCCAAG GTCAAGTTTGATAAATTCGTTGAGCAAGGGAGGGTTCTTCACAATTATGCTTCCATATTAGAGTTACTTTTGCGCCTTCGCCAGTGCTGTGATCATCCATTTCTTGTCATGAG TCGAGGGGACACACAAGAGTTTGCTGACTTGAACAAGCTGGCAAAACGCTTTCTGAAAGGCAGTGCGGATGTACTGGATAAGGAAGGCAAAGTAGTTTCAAGGGCTTACATTCAAGAGGTTTTGGAAGAGCTGCGCAAAGGGGAACAGGGAGAGTGTCCAATATGTCTCGAAGCATTCGAAGACGCAGTATTGACCCCTTGTGCTCATCGCTTATGCCGAGAGTGTCTCTTGGCAAGTTGGCGAAATTCGAATTCTGGGTTATGCCCTGTTTGCAG GAAAATTATTAGCAGACAAGATTTGATTACTGCCCCCACTGAAAGTCGTTTCCAGATCGATATCGAGAAAAACTGGGTTGAATCATCCAAAGTAGCTGTTCTCTTGCATGAACTTGATAATCTTCGGTCATTGGGTTCAAAGAGCATCGTCTTCAGCCAGTGGACTGCTTTTCTGGACCTTTTGCAAATTCCACTTTCTCG AAATAAGATCCCGTTTCTTCGTTTGGACGGATCTCTCAACCAGCAACAACGTGAAAATTTGATAAGACAGTTCTCAGAAGACAGTGATATTCCG GTGTTATTGATGTCACTGAAGGCTGGTGGGGTTGGTATAAATCTGACAGCAGCTTCTAATGCTTTTGTCATG TGTACTGTAGGATCCATGGTGGAACCCAGCAGTAGAGGAGCAAGCTGTCATGCGGATTCATCGCATAGGGCAAACCAAGAGAGTGATGATCAAACGGTTCATTGTGAAGGTTCCTCCGTTTTGTCTCTT GGAACAGTGGAGGAGAGGATGGAGGCGCTGCAAGCTCGGAAGCAGAGGCTGATATCTGGTGCCTTGACAGATCAAGAAGTCAGGAGCGCCCGTATCGAGGAGCTTAAGATGCTCTTCACATAG